One genomic segment of Myripristis murdjan chromosome 20, fMyrMur1.1, whole genome shotgun sequence includes these proteins:
- the LOC115378651 gene encoding uncharacterized protein LOC115378651: protein MNSAASPTIGELFLTLAEMGFSEEQIQAAVQAGHFSVAEAAEWLLQGQYPRYKLVKQTSQPAETAFSAFNPPKETESPSTSKSHTVPSDNQASPSLVLRSPQSSTSSTDPLPVESRIKQDKSDFEEQQRQRVAQEAKAERRQKKQERELVLKRIAEDRKSLQEKTQTSAISDTSPSSEQGQKLGGKIQTNVDNNCILMIRLPSGESMRERFPADAPLRSVVEHISGRHPSLPTFSLLQGFPRKRFGEAELACSLRSLGLTPNAALCIQTTPPETPQDPPSPADQLSAGQNDQPPLAVPPQLVVPPRPQFPVHQVAGREDPALPPPLPHQLWEEAVGYAGIPGVGPPLSGPSHFWGRGQKLVPGNAGEAASSDDEQEAEAEAEAEGEPPLMLNGMPRLPFFPENRGRGGFEPRHQWPEQGNRLREAPGDDPAEMEDAGGRVVPGAAGQAAVERLQRAAHQEDSPVTQGHPSPPKRPFRAPSVPSLRDMATRATVHLMTAPSMQYSSSLSCLTPELAELLLNHMSRERLLRPRTLELFFGCPLQKFVLNCYPYSTNELLRQLRAFTALKHLSLVNSPLITDSGLSILSSLVKLQYLSLASCSKLTDSCLQHITGLKSLCFLSLDQTKVTDAGMVLYLQSAPSCLTQLSLNQTAVTEATLAVLPTCAPQLRLLSIKHTKVSDVSALAELASLQTLNLDGTGVTEGSLEHLASHPTLSSLSVAGIPVVDGNHALEIISGLRLTQLTLPGRHSVTDSGLLFLSRLSLLSELDLTDYTQVTDQGVSQLSTMTRLKKLSLSNTQVTDAGLPPLCSLQELQELCLDRTAVTSRGVAGLITCLPHLQVLGLASTQVGDTVVRRGLTHCSQLLKLNLSRTRITDHGLKFLKHMHLAQVNLDGTGVTLSGIAGLISFTNISSIRASHTRAIPPDEVSDDDWEAQ from the exons aTGAATTCCGCGGCCTCTCCG acTATTGGGGAGTTATTCCTCACCCTCGCTGAGATGGGATTCTCTGAGGAGCAGATCCAGGCTGCTGTACAGGCCGGGCATTTTTCTGTGGCAGAGGCAGCTGAGTG GCTCTTACAAGGACAATATCCACGCTACAAATTGGTGAAGCAGACATCACAGCCAGCCGAAACAGCCTTTTCTGCATTCAACCCTcccaaagagacagagagcccAAGTACCTCCAAGTCACATACAGTTCCCTCTGACAATCAAG CCTCCCCCTCTTTGGTCCTGAGATCACCGCAGTCTTCCACCTCGTCCACAGACCCACTCCCAGTCGAGTCCCGGATCAAACAAGACAAGAGTGACTTTGAAGAGCAGCAGAGACAACGTGTGGCTCAGGAGGCGAAAGcagagagaagacaaaagaaACAG GAGCGAGAGTTGGTCTTAAAGCGGATTGCTGAGGATCGGAAGAGCTTGCAGGAGAAGACTCAGACTAGTGCCATCTCTGACACCTCCCCCTCCAGTGAGCAAGGCCAAAAACTTGGGGGAAAGATTCAGACTAATGTGGATAACAACTGTATCCTCATG atCCGCCTGCCATCTGGCGAGTCCATGCGTGAGCGCTTCCCAGCTGATGCCCCCCTGCGCAGCGTGGTGGAGCACATCTCTGGGCGTCACCCCTCCCTAcccaccttctctctcctccagggtTTCCCTCGGAAGCGCTTTGGGGAGGCAGAGCTAGCTTGTTCGCTGCGCTCTCTCGGCCTGACACCCAACGCTGCACTGTGCATCCAGACCACTCCTCCAGAGACACCGCAGGACCCACCCAGCCCAGCAGATCAGCTCTCCGCGGGACAGAACGACCAGCCTCCCTTAGCTGTGCCTCCTCAGTTGGTCGTACCTCCTAGGCCACAATTCCCCGTCCACCAGGTGGCAGGACGGGAGGATCCTGCTCTGCCCCCACCTCTGCCCCATCAACTATGGGAAGAGGCAGTGGGTTACGCAGGGATCCCTGGTGTTGGTCCTCCACTGTCTGGGCCTTCTCACTTCTGGG GGCGAGGCCAGAAGTTGGTTCCCGGCAATGCTGGGGAAGCTGCCAGCTCAGACGATGAgcaagaggcagaggcagaggcagaggcagagggagagccaCCTCTCATGCTTAACG GGATGCCGAGGCTGCCTTTCTTCCCAGAGAACAGGGGTCGTGGAGGATTTGAGCCCAGGCACCAATGGCCAGAGCAAGGGAATCGACTCAG GGAGGCACCAGGTGATGACCCGGCAGAGATGGAGGATGCCGGAGGTCGGGTGGTGCCTGGAGCCGCAGGGCAGGCTGCGGTGGAGCGTCTTCAAAGAGCAGCACACCAGGAAGATTCCCCAGTCACCCAGGGCCACCCGTCACCCCCTAAGAGACCCTTCAGAGCACCCAGCGTTCCTTCTTTACGTGACATGGCCACCCGTGCAACTGTCCACCTCATGACAG CTCCTAGTATGCAGTACAGCAGCAGTCTGTCATGTCTGACCCCGGAGCTAGCAGAGCTCCTGCTCAACCACATGTCCCGTGAGAGACTCCTACGTCCACGCACCCTGGAGCTCTTCTTTGGCTGCCCCTTGCAGAAGTTTGTTCTCAACTGCTACCCTTACTCCACCAATGAGCTTCTGCGGCAGTTACGGGCGTTCACTGCCCTGAAGCATCTGAGTCTGGTCAACTCGCCGCTCATCACCG ACTCTGGCTTATCAATTCTGTCTAGCCTGGTCAAACTGCAGTACCTCAGCCTGGCCTCCTGTAGCAAGCTGACTGACTCCTGCCTGCAGCATATCACAG GTTTAAAAAGcctgtgtttcctgtctctgGACCAGACCAAAGTGACTGATGCAGGGATGGTGCTGTATCTGCAGTCGGCTCCTTCCTGCCTCACTCAGCTCAGCCTGAACCAGACGGCAGTGACCGAGGCCACCCTGGCAGTACTGCCCACTTGCGCGCCACAGCTAAGACTCCTTAGCATCAAGCACACCAAG GTCAGTGATGTGTCAGCTTTGGCAGAGCTGGCCAGCCTGCAGACTCTCAACCTGGATGGGACAGGTGTGACAGAGGGCTCCTTGGAGCACCTCGCTTCCCACCCCACCCTGTCTTCCCTCAGTGTGGCAGGCATCCCTGTCGTAGACGGAAACCACGCCCTAGAAATCATCTCAG GTTTAAGGCTGACCCAGCTCACCCTTCCTGGACGCCACTCTGTGACAGACAGCGGGCTGTTGTTCCTCTCCAGactgtctctgctgtcagaACTGGACCTAACAGACTACACACAAGTCACAGACCAGGGAGTCAGCCAGCTCTCCACCATGACCAG ATTGAAGAAGCTGTCACTCAGTAATACTCAGGTGACAGATGCCGGGCTTCCACCTCTGTGcagcctgcaggagctgcaggagctgtgtTTGGACCGCACCGCCGTCACCAGCCGAGGAGTGGCTGGCCTCATCACCTGTCTGCCGCACCTCcag GTGCTGGGGTTGGCCAGCACCCAGGTTGGAGACACAGTAGTGAGGAGAGGTTTGACCCACTGCAGTCAGCTGCTTAAGCTTAACCTCAGCCGCACCCGCATCACAGACCATG GTCTGAAGTTTCTGAAACACATGCATCTGGCTCAGGTAAACCTGGATGGCACCGGTGTGACTCTGTCCGGCATTGCTGGCCTCATCTCTTTCACCAACATCAGCAGCATCCGGGCCAGCCACACTCGCGCCATCCCTCCTGATGAAGTCTCAGATGACGACTGGGAAGCCCAATGA